In one window of Myxococcus virescens DNA:
- a CDS encoding DUF6982 domain-containing protein: MREFRFLDEKRKLGSLSPVEEARWNELRAQLGVDDTPAADAAAWQQQAAPQGYYADDGQWYPYPAGYEQQPQGYYADDGQWYPYPAGYDPNQGYDPNAQAYAQQGYDPNAQAYDPNAQAYAQQGYDPNAQAYAQQGYDPNAQAYDPNAQAYAQQAQDPNAGYAQGTAEAWQADPQAYAAESVQQQSYPTAPAHQPAVEPDNLSLSDDIDIPALSEPAPWMTPGAGGQAQHALSAEQEPDIEAMSAGEEPAAADDPSASFADVTADLQQDAQPVSEEAQPEALNVAEDDFSEVGSDTPAVAASAEPETSLEASFADLSMEVESAPEAPVAPTDDALASTEVEVPSAEVELLDGTADSEPVLAHEQSPAPIDDAWASAPLAVETEHVDVADAGDIIDVAAMAEPEAASQAADSEIALDASEMLEASAADSADTWDAGATTDETADASATADHGAADFIAASAGDTYDAQPAEIALDTADEASAEAEPTEIALDATDVSDAAAEHASEMAFDAPAGTETGTDNSPAEIALDASDVAVAEVYPETALTASDASDAATAEAYPAADFATAEAYPTTEFATAEAYPEADFATADVSDTATTEASPEAALTASESSDTTAAAPELALSASDVIETSAPEPELASTDASSEVVAEASPSDTYGSAAASFEPFAETAFSEGDATAAGEPYTEAVLDAAEVSDTAVSEHAFATSEASEPATAEAYPEVALDTADVSDAATMELDSVATAAEATSDTALASSAWGTTDAAEEFSTTAHAASDVSELAAIETAPEMSEPEIALDASDVAESPSAQSPSEIALDATDIAESAPIEPAAEISLEASDVAEPQSAEITLDGSEVSEESPAQQGGVPTLELNAAEVSSDEPSLDVIDVESAPGHAGDEASFQAADAGSEQPTLEVIEVGTEATASEADFPPEAAPFASSDVPSLELRPVQVGPDLHAETIEVVGDPQRSSSHTPSAEEMFDLSGNPEEAVPLAAANEFLAHGHFAPTDERSVAMAEGDAGAIELQPEWASTSEQPAAEAAQTEWATSGEQAASSDAYAGWEDPVSETVELQAEWAEPVTASEWTTSEQTAPAASHAAWAASDAGIASEAGQAEWADSTTELQPEWVAAEDAAAPEAHPEWATSAEQAHTEAQSQWTGTAAQAALGSEQTEWAANTPDATPEAAQAEWASSSTEAAPVEIQAEWAEPIAEDSQAQWATAEASSSEGWNTASTEAAPMEVQAEWAESSEAAPTEVQADGSAPTPDAAPVEVQTEWATPAQQDGAALTAAPATTEAQAEWAAPETADATTDAQAGWTTPGADTAQAEWTASSENGWATAEEVQTEWTAPATETAAQPEWATTPAAEAARTDWAAPATENAGQPEWATPSAEAVPGEGAQPEWASPATEEVQAEWATPAAEAAASSEWASPAVEEVQGEWATPATEAAAPSEWASPATEEVQAGWATPAAEAAASSEWASPATEGAQSEWATPATEAAQPAEWASPAAEEVQGEWAAPAADAAAPSEWASPATEEAQGEWANPAAEEVQAEWETPAEGAAPSSEWASPATEEVQAEWATPEAGAAPSSEWASPATEEVQAEWASPEEGAAPAPEWASPATERAQAEWASPATDAAAPASEWASPATEEVQAEWATPATETTAQPEWASPATEAAQPAWAAPTEGAQAEWAAPEAVEVQEEWAAAPAEGAQQEWATPTEAPHAAWSTPATEEVQAEWADPIEEAAPAGEWASTSAPAASQWDTPADNAPTAAEWSATSHDTNATWEAPATTEWSSEQTANWNEAPAEEVSLADTATPASAEWNDASVDVEPVMEEAEPILDSAPVRSQWAAASTDSPFGAQAQDYTEATPIEEEVSMELEQEVSEIDVEEEAVVPPPAPMAAIPVVASAPAHFAQAASLATAAQPQHTAVVMPAAPANHVAMEREPLFDDTAIVGGTALTSFVEGEHRVIIHTVEGQVKRGTIRDADLLDEVISLEQQSGFAAEQIPGKRVKAIFFMLAAGARQPQVEGQKIRVTFNDGRQVAGFSQDFHGSTPGFFVIPADQRTNTARIFIYRSSVQAVAEG; the protein is encoded by the coding sequence ATGAGAGAATTCCGCTTTCTCGACGAGAAGCGGAAGCTGGGAAGCCTGTCTCCGGTGGAGGAGGCTCGCTGGAACGAGCTGCGCGCACAGCTGGGCGTGGATGACACGCCAGCCGCGGACGCCGCCGCCTGGCAGCAGCAGGCCGCGCCCCAGGGCTACTACGCCGACGACGGCCAGTGGTACCCCTACCCCGCCGGCTACGAGCAGCAACCCCAGGGCTACTACGCCGACGACGGCCAGTGGTACCCCTACCCCGCCGGCTACGACCCGAACCAGGGGTACGATCCGAACGCGCAAGCCTACGCGCAGCAGGGTTACGACCCGAACGCTCAGGCGTATGACCCGAACGCGCAGGCTTACGCGCAGCAGGGTTACGACCCGAACGCTCAGGCCTACGCGCAGCAGGGTTACGACCCGAACGCTCAGGCGTACGACCCGAATGCGCAGGCCTACGCGCAGCAGGCGCAGGACCCGAATGCGGGCTACGCACAGGGCACTGCCGAAGCGTGGCAGGCGGATCCGCAGGCCTATGCCGCGGAGTCCGTGCAGCAGCAGTCCTACCCCACCGCTCCCGCACACCAGCCGGCTGTCGAGCCGGACAACCTCAGCCTTTCAGACGACATCGACATCCCCGCGCTGAGCGAGCCCGCGCCGTGGATGACGCCGGGCGCCGGTGGACAGGCTCAGCATGCACTGAGCGCTGAGCAGGAGCCCGACATCGAGGCGATGTCCGCCGGCGAGGAACCGGCCGCGGCGGATGACCCGTCAGCGTCGTTCGCGGACGTCACCGCGGACCTCCAGCAGGATGCGCAGCCCGTGTCCGAGGAGGCGCAGCCGGAAGCCCTGAACGTTGCGGAGGATGACTTCTCCGAAGTGGGGTCGGACACCCCGGCGGTGGCCGCCAGCGCCGAACCCGAGACCTCCCTGGAGGCGTCGTTCGCCGACCTGTCGATGGAGGTCGAGTCGGCACCGGAGGCGCCGGTGGCGCCCACGGACGATGCCCTGGCCTCGACGGAAGTGGAGGTCCCCTCCGCCGAGGTCGAGTTGCTGGACGGCACCGCCGACAGCGAGCCTGTCCTGGCCCACGAGCAGTCTCCCGCCCCCATCGATGATGCGTGGGCCTCCGCACCGCTCGCCGTCGAGACTGAGCACGTGGACGTCGCCGATGCGGGCGACATCATCGACGTTGCCGCCATGGCGGAGCCGGAGGCGGCCTCGCAGGCTGCGGATTCCGAAATCGCGCTCGATGCCTCCGAAATGCTCGAAGCGTCGGCTGCGGACTCCGCGGATACGTGGGACGCGGGTGCGACGACCGACGAGACGGCTGATGCCAGTGCGACGGCCGACCACGGCGCGGCGGATTTCATCGCGGCCAGCGCGGGCGATACGTACGACGCACAGCCCGCCGAGATTGCACTCGACACCGCGGATGAGGCTTCGGCCGAAGCCGAGCCCACCGAGATTGCGCTCGATGCAACCGACGTGAGCGATGCGGCGGCTGAGCACGCCTCGGAGATGGCGTTCGACGCGCCTGCCGGGACCGAAACGGGCACCGACAACTCGCCCGCCGAAATCGCGCTCGACGCTTCCGATGTCGCCGTGGCGGAGGTCTATCCCGAGACGGCTCTCACGGCGTCTGACGCCAGCGATGCCGCGACGGCGGAAGCCTACCCCGCTGCAGACTTCGCGACGGCCGAGGCCTATCCCACGACGGAGTTCGCGACGGCGGAGGCCTACCCTGAGGCAGACTTCGCGACGGCCGACGTCAGCGACACCGCGACGACGGAGGCTTCTCCCGAGGCGGCGCTGACTGCCTCCGAGTCCAGCGATACGACCGCAGCCGCTCCTGAATTGGCGCTCTCGGCTTCGGATGTCATCGAGACGTCTGCTCCCGAGCCGGAGCTGGCGTCCACGGATGCCAGCAGCGAGGTCGTCGCCGAGGCCTCCCCCTCCGACACCTACGGCAGCGCAGCAGCCTCGTTCGAGCCCTTCGCCGAGACGGCCTTCAGCGAAGGCGATGCAACCGCCGCAGGCGAACCGTACACCGAAGCGGTGCTCGACGCCGCAGAGGTCAGCGACACGGCTGTGAGCGAGCACGCTTTCGCGACGTCCGAAGCGAGCGAGCCGGCCACTGCCGAGGCGTATCCGGAAGTGGCGCTCGACACCGCCGATGTCAGTGATGCGGCCACGATGGAACTGGACTCGGTGGCGACCGCTGCCGAAGCCACCTCCGACACGGCGCTCGCATCCAGCGCCTGGGGCACCACGGACGCGGCCGAGGAGTTTTCCACCACGGCGCATGCGGCCTCCGACGTCAGCGAATTGGCTGCCATCGAGACTGCGCCCGAGATGAGCGAGCCCGAAATCGCGCTCGATGCGTCCGACGTCGCCGAATCGCCTTCCGCCCAGTCGCCCTCCGAAATCGCGCTCGACGCCACAGACATTGCCGAGTCCGCCCCGATTGAGCCGGCCGCGGAGATTTCCCTGGAGGCCTCCGACGTCGCCGAGCCGCAGTCGGCTGAAATCACCCTCGATGGCTCGGAGGTGAGCGAAGAGTCTCCCGCGCAGCAGGGAGGCGTCCCGACGCTGGAGCTCAACGCGGCCGAGGTGTCGTCCGACGAGCCCTCGCTCGATGTCATCGATGTCGAGTCCGCGCCCGGACACGCCGGGGACGAGGCGTCGTTCCAGGCCGCTGACGCCGGGAGCGAGCAGCCCACGCTCGAGGTTATCGAAGTCGGCACGGAGGCCACCGCTTCGGAAGCGGACTTCCCGCCGGAGGCTGCGCCCTTCGCGTCGTCGGATGTCCCATCGCTCGAGCTCCGGCCGGTCCAGGTAGGTCCGGACCTCCACGCGGAAACGATCGAGGTGGTGGGAGACCCGCAGCGTTCGTCCTCGCACACGCCTTCCGCCGAGGAGATGTTCGACCTGAGCGGGAACCCCGAAGAGGCCGTGCCTCTCGCCGCGGCGAACGAGTTCCTGGCCCACGGACACTTCGCTCCGACCGATGAGCGCAGTGTGGCGATGGCGGAGGGGGACGCGGGCGCCATCGAGTTGCAGCCTGAATGGGCTTCCACTTCCGAGCAGCCCGCTGCGGAAGCGGCTCAGACGGAATGGGCCACTTCCGGCGAGCAGGCCGCATCCAGCGATGCGTATGCAGGCTGGGAGGATCCTGTTTCGGAGACCGTCGAACTCCAGGCGGAGTGGGCGGAGCCTGTCACCGCTTCCGAGTGGACAACCTCCGAGCAAACGGCGCCTGCCGCGAGCCACGCGGCGTGGGCGGCTTCCGATGCAGGCATCGCCTCCGAGGCGGGCCAGGCCGAGTGGGCCGACTCCACCACCGAGCTCCAGCCCGAATGGGTTGCGGCCGAAGACGCGGCAGCCCCTGAGGCCCACCCCGAGTGGGCCACCTCCGCGGAGCAGGCGCACACCGAGGCGCAGTCGCAGTGGACCGGCACCGCCGCGCAAGCCGCCCTCGGCAGCGAGCAGACGGAATGGGCTGCGAACACGCCAGACGCCACGCCCGAGGCGGCCCAGGCCGAATGGGCTTCGTCCTCCACCGAGGCCGCGCCCGTCGAAATCCAAGCGGAGTGGGCTGAACCGATCGCCGAGGACAGCCAGGCCCAGTGGGCTACGGCTGAAGCGTCCTCGAGCGAGGGCTGGAACACGGCATCGACTGAAGCAGCGCCCATGGAAGTCCAGGCCGAGTGGGCCGAGTCTTCTGAGGCCGCGCCCACCGAGGTTCAGGCCGATGGGTCGGCCCCTACGCCCGACGCAGCGCCGGTGGAAGTGCAAACCGAGTGGGCCACCCCCGCCCAGCAGGATGGAGCCGCCCTGACGGCTGCTCCCGCGACGACGGAGGCCCAGGCCGAATGGGCTGCGCCAGAAACCGCTGACGCCACGACGGATGCCCAGGCAGGTTGGACGACGCCGGGCGCCGACACCGCTCAGGCGGAATGGACTGCCTCTTCGGAAAACGGGTGGGCGACCGCCGAGGAAGTTCAGACCGAATGGACTGCGCCTGCGACCGAAACCGCCGCGCAGCCCGAGTGGGCTACGACGCCTGCTGCTGAAGCAGCGCGAACCGACTGGGCCGCTCCCGCTACCGAAAACGCCGGGCAGCCCGAGTGGGCCACGCCTTCGGCCGAAGCCGTGCCCGGCGAAGGTGCTCAGCCTGAGTGGGCTTCGCCCGCCACCGAGGAAGTCCAGGCCGAGTGGGCCACGCCTGCGGCCGAAGCTGCCGCATCGTCGGAGTGGGCTTCGCCTGCGGTTGAAGAGGTTCAGGGCGAGTGGGCTACGCCCGCGACCGAAGCCGCCGCCCCGTCGGAATGGGCTTCGCCCGCGACCGAGGAAGTCCAAGCCGGGTGGGCCACGCCTGCGGCCGAAGCTGCCGCATCGTCGGAGTGGGCTTCGCCTGCGACCGAGGGAGCCCAGTCCGAGTGGGCTACGCCCGCGACCGAGGCCGCGCAGCCGGCTGAGTGGGCTTCGCCTGCGGCTGAAGAGGTTCAAGGCGAGTGGGCCGCTCCCGCTGCCGATGCCGCCGCCCCGTCGGAATGGGCTTCACCTGCGACGGAAGAGGCGCAAGGCGAGTGGGCGAATCCCGCTGCCGAGGAAGTTCAGGCCGAGTGGGAAACGCCCGCGGAAGGCGCTGCGCCGTCGTCGGAGTGGGCTTCGCCTGCCACCGAGGAAGTCCAGGCCGAGTGGGCCACGCCCGAGGCAGGCGCTGCGCCGTCGTCGGAATGGGCTTCGCCTGCGACCGAGGAAGTCCAGGCCGAGTGGGCGTCGCCAGAGGAAGGCGCTGCACCAGCACCGGAGTGGGCTTCGCCTGCGACCGAGAGAGCCCAGGCCGAGTGGGCGTCGCCTGCGACCGATGCCGCTGCACCGGCGTCGGAATGGGCTTCGCCCGCCACCGAGGAAGTCCAGGCCGAGTGGGCCACACCTGCCACCGAAACCACTGCCCAGCCTGAGTGGGCCTCGCCTGCGACCGAAGCCGCGCAGCCCGCCTGGGCGGCCCCCACGGAAGGCGCGCAGGCAGAGTGGGCCGCCCCCGAGGCAGTAGAAGTCCAGGAAGAGTGGGCCGCCGCTCCGGCGGAGGGCGCTCAGCAGGAGTGGGCAACGCCCACGGAAGCCCCACACGCAGCGTGGTCCACGCCCGCCACCGAGGAAGTCCAGGCCGAGTGGGCCGACCCCATCGAGGAAGCCGCTCCGGCCGGCGAATGGGCCTCAACGAGCGCGCCTGCCGCCTCGCAGTGGGACACGCCCGCGGACAACGCCCCCACGGCCGCGGAATGGTCCGCGACCAGCCACGACACCAACGCGACCTGGGAGGCCCCCGCCACCACCGAGTGGTCCTCGGAGCAGACGGCGAACTGGAACGAAGCGCCCGCTGAAGAGGTCTCCCTCGCGGACACGGCCACGCCTGCCTCCGCGGAGTGGAATGACGCCTCCGTGGACGTGGAGCCCGTCATGGAGGAGGCCGAGCCCATCCTGGACAGTGCCCCCGTGAGGTCGCAGTGGGCCGCCGCCAGCACGGACAGCCCCTTCGGTGCTCAGGCGCAGGACTACACCGAGGCCACGCCCATCGAGGAAGAAGTCTCGATGGAGCTCGAGCAGGAGGTCTCCGAAATCGACGTCGAGGAAGAAGCCGTGGTGCCGCCGCCCGCCCCCATGGCCGCCATCCCCGTCGTCGCGTCGGCGCCCGCGCACTTCGCCCAGGCGGCCTCACTGGCCACCGCCGCGCAGCCGCAGCACACCGCTGTCGTCATGCCGGCCGCGCCCGCCAACCACGTCGCCATGGAGCGTGAGCCACTCTTCGATGACACGGCCATCGTCGGAGGCACGGCCCTCACCTCCTTCGTGGAAGGCGAGCACCGCGTCATCATCCACACCGTCGAAGGCCAGGTGAAGCGCGGCACCATCCGCGACGCGGACCTGCTCGACGAGGTCATCTCCCTGGAGCAGCAGAGCGGCTTCGCCGCCGAGCAGATTCCGGGCAAGCGCGTGAAGGCCATCTTCTTCATGCTCGCCGCCGGTGCGCGTCAGCCGCAGGTGGAGGGACAGAAGATTCGGGTCACCTTCAACGACGGACGTCAGGTCG